A stretch of Lactuca sativa cultivar Salinas chromosome 6, Lsat_Salinas_v11, whole genome shotgun sequence DNA encodes these proteins:
- the LOC111918776 gene encoding uncharacterized protein LOC111918776: MASREGDPALGYLTRKETEVKLPRPTRVKNKTPAPIQITAEQILREARERQEAEIRPPKQKITDSTELADYRLRKRKEFEDLIRRVRWNKSVWVKYAKWEESQKDFNRARSVWERALDVDYRDHTMWLKYADVEMKNKFINHARNVWDRAVTLLPRVDQLWYKYIHMEEMLGNVAGARQIFERWMGWEPDQQAWLSYIKFELRYNEIERARSIYERFVQCLPKVTAWIRYAKFEFKNGEITRARNCYERAVEKLADDEEAETLFVAFAEFEEKCKETERARCIYKFALDHIPKGRAEDLYRKFVAFEKQYGDREGIEDAIVGKRRFQYEEEVRKNPLNYDSWFDYIRLEESVGNKGRIREIYERAIANVPPAEEKRYWQRYIYLWINYALYEEIDAQDVGRTRDVYSECLKLIPHKKFSFAKVWLLAAQFEIRQLNLSAARAVLGKAIGIAPKDKIFKKYIEIELQLGNIDRCRKLYEKYLEWSPENCYAWSKYAELERSLSETDRARAIFELAIAQPALDMPELLWKAYIDFEIAEGEFERTRQLYERLLDRTKHLKVWISYAKFEASAIEEEEEDEEQQQQQKHDDEKKKLCIQRARSVFENAINYYRTSAPELKEERAMLLEEWLNMESSFGEVGDVGLVRAKLPKKLKKRRQIEMDDGPTGYEEYIDYLFPEETQASNLKILEQAYKWKKQKIVSDDEEEEEDDDDDMDD; encoded by the exons ATGGCATCCCGAGAGGGAGATCCGGCGTTAGGCTATTTGACTCGGAAGGAAACGGAGGTCAAGCTTCCTCGACCAACTAGGGTTAAGAACAAAACCCCAGCTCCAATTCAAATTACAGCGGAACAGATTTTACGTGAAGCACGAGAACGTCAAGAAGCTGAAATCCGACCACCGAAGCAGAAAATCACCGATTCTACAGAGCTCGCAGACTATCGTCTCCGTAAACGTAAGGAATTCGAAGACCTGATTCGGAGAGTGCGGTGGAACAAGAGTGTGTGGGTGAAGTATGCCAAGTGGGAAGAGTCTCAGAAGGATTTCAATCGAGCTAGGTCGGTATGGGAACGAGCGCTTGATGTCGATTATAGAGACCATACAATGTGGTTGAAATATGCCGACGTTGAGATGAAGAATAAGTTCATCAATCATGCAAGGAATGTCTGGGATAGGGCAGTTACTTTGTTGCCGAGGGTGGATCAGCTGTGGTATAAGTATATTCATATGGAGGAAATGCTAGGCAATGTTGCAG GTGCAAGACAGATATTTGAAAGGTGGATGGGGTGGGAGCCTGATCAACAAGCATGGCTTTCATACATCAAATTCGAGTTAAGATACAACGAAATTGAAAGAGCAAGATCCATCTATGAAAGATTCGTCCAATGCTTACCCAAAGTCACTGCATGGATTCGTTACGCCAAATTCGAATTCAAAAATGGCGAAATCACACGAGCAAGAAACTGTTACGAAAGAGCAGTTGAAAAACTCGCAGACGATGAAGAAGCCGAAACTCTCTTTGTTGCATTCGCTGAATTCGAAGAGAAATGCAAAGAAACAGAACGCGCGAGATGTATTTACAAATTCGCCCTTGACCACATCCCAAAGGGAAGAGCCGAAGATCTTTACAGAAAGTTTGTAGCTTTTGAGAAACAGTATGGAGATAGAGAAGGAATCGAAGACGCCATTGTTGGAAAGAGAAGGTTTCAATATGAAGAAGAAGTTAGAAAGAATCCATTGAATTATGACTCGTGGTTTGATTACATCAGACTCGAGGAGAGTGTTGGGAATAAAGGAAGGATTCGGGAAATTTACGAAAGAGCCATTGCGAATGTTCCACCTGCTGAGGAGAAAAGATATTGGCAGAGATATATTTATCTTTGGATTAATTATGCTTTGTATGAAGAGATTGATGCACAGGATGTTGGAAGAACACGCGATGTTTATAGTGAGTGTTTGAAGCTGATTCCTCATAAGAAATTTTCTTTTGCAAAAGTTTGGTTGTTGGCTGCTCAATTTGAAATCAGACAGTTGAATCTCTCTGCTGCACGCGCTGTTCTTGGAAAAGCAATTGGAATTGCTCCTAAAGATAAG ATTTTCAAGAAATACATCGAGATCGAGCTGCAATTAGGTAATATAGATCGATGTCGAAAGCTATATGAAAAATACTTAGAATGGTCACCTGAAAACTGTTACGCGTGGAGCAAATATGCTGAGCTGGAAAGATCTTTAAGTGAAACCGACCGGGCCCGCGCTATTTTCGAGCTTGCAATCGCACAACCTGCACTTGACATGCCTGAATTGCTATGGAAA GCGTATATTGACTTTGAAATAGCGGAAGGCGAATTTGAAAGAACAAGACAGCTGTACGAGAGGCTTTTGGATCGTACAAAGCATTTGAAGGTGTGGATTAGTTATGCAAAATTTGAAGCTTCTgccattgaagaagaagaagaagatgaagaacaaCAGCAGCAACAAAAACATGATGATGAAAAGAAGAAACTTTGCATTCAACGTGCCAGAA GTGTGTTTGAGAACGCGATTAATTACTATAGGACATCAGCCCCTGAGCTGAAAGAGGAGAGGGCTATGTTGTTAGAAGAGTGGCTGAACATGGAAAGTAGTTTTGGTGAGGTGGGTGATGTGGGATTGGTTCGGGCTAAGTTGCctaagaagttgaagaagagaagacAGATAGAAATGGATGATGGGCCTACTGG GTATGAGGAGTATATTGATTACCTGTTTCCGGAGGAAACACAGGCGTCCAATCTTAAGATCTTGGAGCAAGCTTACAAATGGAAAAAACAGAAGATTGTttcagatgatgaagaagaagaagaggatgatgatgatgatatggatGATTAG
- the LOC111918777 gene encoding arabinogalactan protein 41 — MAASKIPSGVVSAFALIFAIAFPAAVHGQPLAPAPAPTSDGTSIDQGIAYLLMLVALVLTYVMHNLDSPFTVIS; from the exons ATGGCGGCATCGAAGATTCCGTCAGGTGTGGTGTCCGCATTTGCTCTCATCTTCGCCATCGCATTTCCCGCCGCCGTTCACGGCCAGCCTTTGGCTCCGGCGCCAGCACCTACCAGCGACG GGACATCAATCGATCAGGGGATAGCATATTTGTTGATGTTGGTAGCATTGGTGCTCACATATGTCATGCACAATCTGGATTCCCCATTTACAGTTATCAGCTGA